One part of the Leucoraja erinacea ecotype New England chromosome 17, Leri_hhj_1, whole genome shotgun sequence genome encodes these proteins:
- the LOC129705105 gene encoding probable palmitoyltransferase ZDHHC11B isoform X3: MMNCFRNFSKIWVSQPQPKFVTFRKRSRRNGWSWPLHPYQLLCWLLYLFDFIAIFGFLIPVIPVCWVYAMYIWFGVVFSFHIILYTFATTIDPADVKVRAKRYNRILPLFDRNLHQHVIENEYCFLCEVEVGMKTKHCSMCNKCIANFDHHCKWLNNCVGVRNYWFFLGCVISGIIGALLIVCLSSFVFIGYFLNRDILRTNPLYESTVGGPEVWILFLPLVHVYVNTATFLTITVIAIGLGLGSLITEIQLLYFHIYLLWYRISTFDYVMRQRRLRATEVPPVLPTVNARPKSSPDTMPTTSSNPKASPTTSLQRKAKSNRDVVDDMPSTSAYIPPISFINTEKVSSLQTRALPVPGHPSRSSLPLARKGIIVSKQKIYVRAAGPPPEYHSDSVESMIEIPLAQTSIGGSAATANQTNTNSIYYFRKVSLSQIPKHQSLAGEVMVPPLHPNKRKRVNRYPGLDPKSKKPPSAPSVVILQKSDDMPLPVPLHKSKSGSGNRRFVNKVYPDLPASHAPDNK; the protein is encoded by the exons Atg ATGAATTGCTTCAGGAATTTCAGCAAAATTTGGGTATCACAACCGCAGCCTAAATTTGTGACCTTCAGAAAACGAtcaagaaggaatggatggagtTGGCCGCTGCATCCATATCAACTACTTTGTTGGTTGCTCTACCTATTTGATTTTATTGCCATATTTGGCTTTCTTATCCCAGTTATTCCAGTTTGCTGGGTGTATGCTATGTACATT TGGTTTGGTGTTGTGTTTTCATTCCACATCATACTTTACACATTTGCAACAACAATTGACCCAGCCGATGTCAAAGTTCGAGCCAAACGCTATAATAGAATACTGCCTTTGTTTGACCGCAACCTTCATCAACATGTCATTGAAAATGAGTACTGCTTTCTCTGTGAAGTTGAAGT AGGTATGAAGACCAAGCATTGCAGTATGTGTAACAAATGCATAGCTAACTTTGATCAtcattgtaaatggctcaataATTGCGTAGGAGTCAGGAATTACTG GTTTTTTCTGGGCTGTGTTATCTCAGGTATAATTGGTGCTCTACTAATTGTATGCCTTTCGTCCTTTGTGTTCATTGGCTACTTTCTGAATCGAGATATTCTTCGGACCAACCCACTATATGAGT CAACCGTAGGTGGTCCTGAGGTCTGGATTCTATTTCTCCCACTAGTTCATGTTTATGTGAACACTGCTACTTTTCTTACTATCACTGTGATCGCCATTGGACTAGGTCTGGGTTCACTAATAACTGAAATTCAGCTTCTGTACTTCCACATCTACCTGT TATGGTACCGGATAAGCACTTTTGATTATGTGATGCGCCAGCGTCGACTGCGTGCAACAGAAGTTCCCCCCGTGCTTCCAACTGTAAATGCAAGGCCAAAGTCAAGTCCCGATACAATGCCAACTACAAGTTCAAATCCAAAAGCTTCACCCACAACGTCTCTTCAG AGGAAGGCCAAATCGAACAGAGACGTAGTTGACGATATGCCTTCAACCAGTGCCTATATTCCACCAATTTCTTTCATCAATACGG AAAAGGTTTCTTCGTTGCAGACTAGAGCACTGCCTGTCCCAGGCCACCCGTCAAGGTCTTCTCTTCCACTCGCACGGAAAGGGATCATTGTAAGCAAGCAGAAAATCTATGTGCGGGCTGCAGGCCCTCCACCTGAGTACCATTCCGATTCTGTGGAGTCCATGATTGAAATTCCATTGGCCCAGACAAGCATCGGGGGCAGTGCAGCAACTGCCAACCAAACCAACACAAACTCAATTTACTACTTCAGGAAGGTTTCTCTGAGTCAGATTCCCAAACACCAGTCTTTAGCTGGAGAAGTAATGGTGCCCCCATTGCATCCAAACAAAAGGAAGAGAGTTAATAGATACCCAGGCTTAGATCCCAAGAGTAAGAAACCTCCAAGTGCTCCTTCTGTGGTTATCCTTCAAAAGAGTGATGACATGCCCCTCCCTGTACCGTTGCATAAATCTAAATCTGGATCTGGTAACAGGAGATTCGTCAATAAGGTCTATCCAGACCTACCGGCGTCTCATGCTCCAGACAACAAATAA
- the LOC129705105 gene encoding palmitoyltransferase ZDHHC1-like isoform X2: MMNCFRNFSKIWVSQPQPKFVTFRKRSRRNGWSWPLHPYQLLCWLLYLFDFIAIFGFLIPVIPVCWVYAMYIWFGVVFSFHIILYTFATTIDPADVKVRAKRYNRILPLFDRNLHQHVIENEYCFLCEVEVFFLGCVISGIIGALLIVCLSSFVFIGYFLNRDILRTNPLYESTVGGPEVWILFLPLVHVYVNTATFLTITVIAIGLGLGSLITEIQLLYFHIYLLWYRISTFDYVMRQRRLRATEVPPVLPTVNARPKSSPDTMPTTSSNPKASPTTSLQTSENMSVQPVGISGLVIESTSLTNPKTMKALGKNQVAGTNSTIIQMENKTLPIRGHKVKRKAKSNRDVVDDMPSTSAYIPPISFINTEKVSSLQTRALPVPGHPSRSSLPLARKGIIVSKQKIYVRAAGPPPEYHSDSVESMIEIPLAQTSIGGSAATANQTNTNSIYYFRKVSLSQIPKHQSLAGEVMVPPLHPNKRKRVNRYPGLDPKSKKPPSAPSVVILQKSDDMPLPVPLHKSKSGSGNRRFVNKVYPDLPASHAPDNK; the protein is encoded by the exons Atg ATGAATTGCTTCAGGAATTTCAGCAAAATTTGGGTATCACAACCGCAGCCTAAATTTGTGACCTTCAGAAAACGAtcaagaaggaatggatggagtTGGCCGCTGCATCCATATCAACTACTTTGTTGGTTGCTCTACCTATTTGATTTTATTGCCATATTTGGCTTTCTTATCCCAGTTATTCCAGTTTGCTGGGTGTATGCTATGTACATT TGGTTTGGTGTTGTGTTTTCATTCCACATCATACTTTACACATTTGCAACAACAATTGACCCAGCCGATGTCAAAGTTCGAGCCAAACGCTATAATAGAATACTGCCTTTGTTTGACCGCAACCTTCATCAACATGTCATTGAAAATGAGTACTGCTTTCTCTGTGAAGTTGAAGT GTTTTTTCTGGGCTGTGTTATCTCAGGTATAATTGGTGCTCTACTAATTGTATGCCTTTCGTCCTTTGTGTTCATTGGCTACTTTCTGAATCGAGATATTCTTCGGACCAACCCACTATATGAGT CAACCGTAGGTGGTCCTGAGGTCTGGATTCTATTTCTCCCACTAGTTCATGTTTATGTGAACACTGCTACTTTTCTTACTATCACTGTGATCGCCATTGGACTAGGTCTGGGTTCACTAATAACTGAAATTCAGCTTCTGTACTTCCACATCTACCTGT TATGGTACCGGATAAGCACTTTTGATTATGTGATGCGCCAGCGTCGACTGCGTGCAACAGAAGTTCCCCCCGTGCTTCCAACTGTAAATGCAAGGCCAAAGTCAAGTCCCGATACAATGCCAACTACAAGTTCAAATCCAAAAGCTTCACCCACAACGTCTCTTCAG ACTAGTGAAAATATGAGCGTTCAGCCAGTTGGCATTAGTGGACTTGTCATTGAAAGCACCTCATTGACTAACCCAAAGACAATGAA GGCATTAGGGAAAAATCAGGTTGCTGGCACAAACTCAACCATTATCCAGATGGAGAATAAAACGTTGCCGATCAGAGGACATAAAGTTAAG AGGAAGGCCAAATCGAACAGAGACGTAGTTGACGATATGCCTTCAACCAGTGCCTATATTCCACCAATTTCTTTCATCAATACGG AAAAGGTTTCTTCGTTGCAGACTAGAGCACTGCCTGTCCCAGGCCACCCGTCAAGGTCTTCTCTTCCACTCGCACGGAAAGGGATCATTGTAAGCAAGCAGAAAATCTATGTGCGGGCTGCAGGCCCTCCACCTGAGTACCATTCCGATTCTGTGGAGTCCATGATTGAAATTCCATTGGCCCAGACAAGCATCGGGGGCAGTGCAGCAACTGCCAACCAAACCAACACAAACTCAATTTACTACTTCAGGAAGGTTTCTCTGAGTCAGATTCCCAAACACCAGTCTTTAGCTGGAGAAGTAATGGTGCCCCCATTGCATCCAAACAAAAGGAAGAGAGTTAATAGATACCCAGGCTTAGATCCCAAGAGTAAGAAACCTCCAAGTGCTCCTTCTGTGGTTATCCTTCAAAAGAGTGATGACATGCCCCTCCCTGTACCGTTGCATAAATCTAAATCTGGATCTGGTAACAGGAGATTCGTCAATAAGGTCTATCCAGACCTACCGGCGTCTCATGCTCCAGACAACAAATAA
- the LOC129705105 gene encoding palmitoyltransferase ZDHHC11-like isoform X1 yields MMNCFRNFSKIWVSQPQPKFVTFRKRSRRNGWSWPLHPYQLLCWLLYLFDFIAIFGFLIPVIPVCWVYAMYIWFGVVFSFHIILYTFATTIDPADVKVRAKRYNRILPLFDRNLHQHVIENEYCFLCEVEVGMKTKHCSMCNKCIANFDHHCKWLNNCVGVRNYWFFLGCVISGIIGALLIVCLSSFVFIGYFLNRDILRTNPLYESTVGGPEVWILFLPLVHVYVNTATFLTITVIAIGLGLGSLITEIQLLYFHIYLLWYRISTFDYVMRQRRLRATEVPPVLPTVNARPKSSPDTMPTTSSNPKASPTTSLQTSENMSVQPVGISGLVIESTSLTNPKTMKALGKNQVAGTNSTIIQMENKTLPIRGHKVKRKAKSNRDVVDDMPSTSAYIPPISFINTEKVSSLQTRALPVPGHPSRSSLPLARKGIIVSKQKIYVRAAGPPPEYHSDSVESMIEIPLAQTSIGGSAATANQTNTNSIYYFRKVSLSQIPKHQSLAGEVMVPPLHPNKRKRVNRYPGLDPKSKKPPSAPSVVILQKSDDMPLPVPLHKSKSGSGNRRFVNKVYPDLPASHAPDNK; encoded by the exons Atg ATGAATTGCTTCAGGAATTTCAGCAAAATTTGGGTATCACAACCGCAGCCTAAATTTGTGACCTTCAGAAAACGAtcaagaaggaatggatggagtTGGCCGCTGCATCCATATCAACTACTTTGTTGGTTGCTCTACCTATTTGATTTTATTGCCATATTTGGCTTTCTTATCCCAGTTATTCCAGTTTGCTGGGTGTATGCTATGTACATT TGGTTTGGTGTTGTGTTTTCATTCCACATCATACTTTACACATTTGCAACAACAATTGACCCAGCCGATGTCAAAGTTCGAGCCAAACGCTATAATAGAATACTGCCTTTGTTTGACCGCAACCTTCATCAACATGTCATTGAAAATGAGTACTGCTTTCTCTGTGAAGTTGAAGT AGGTATGAAGACCAAGCATTGCAGTATGTGTAACAAATGCATAGCTAACTTTGATCAtcattgtaaatggctcaataATTGCGTAGGAGTCAGGAATTACTG GTTTTTTCTGGGCTGTGTTATCTCAGGTATAATTGGTGCTCTACTAATTGTATGCCTTTCGTCCTTTGTGTTCATTGGCTACTTTCTGAATCGAGATATTCTTCGGACCAACCCACTATATGAGT CAACCGTAGGTGGTCCTGAGGTCTGGATTCTATTTCTCCCACTAGTTCATGTTTATGTGAACACTGCTACTTTTCTTACTATCACTGTGATCGCCATTGGACTAGGTCTGGGTTCACTAATAACTGAAATTCAGCTTCTGTACTTCCACATCTACCTGT TATGGTACCGGATAAGCACTTTTGATTATGTGATGCGCCAGCGTCGACTGCGTGCAACAGAAGTTCCCCCCGTGCTTCCAACTGTAAATGCAAGGCCAAAGTCAAGTCCCGATACAATGCCAACTACAAGTTCAAATCCAAAAGCTTCACCCACAACGTCTCTTCAG ACTAGTGAAAATATGAGCGTTCAGCCAGTTGGCATTAGTGGACTTGTCATTGAAAGCACCTCATTGACTAACCCAAAGACAATGAA GGCATTAGGGAAAAATCAGGTTGCTGGCACAAACTCAACCATTATCCAGATGGAGAATAAAACGTTGCCGATCAGAGGACATAAAGTTAAG AGGAAGGCCAAATCGAACAGAGACGTAGTTGACGATATGCCTTCAACCAGTGCCTATATTCCACCAATTTCTTTCATCAATACGG AAAAGGTTTCTTCGTTGCAGACTAGAGCACTGCCTGTCCCAGGCCACCCGTCAAGGTCTTCTCTTCCACTCGCACGGAAAGGGATCATTGTAAGCAAGCAGAAAATCTATGTGCGGGCTGCAGGCCCTCCACCTGAGTACCATTCCGATTCTGTGGAGTCCATGATTGAAATTCCATTGGCCCAGACAAGCATCGGGGGCAGTGCAGCAACTGCCAACCAAACCAACACAAACTCAATTTACTACTTCAGGAAGGTTTCTCTGAGTCAGATTCCCAAACACCAGTCTTTAGCTGGAGAAGTAATGGTGCCCCCATTGCATCCAAACAAAAGGAAGAGAGTTAATAGATACCCAGGCTTAGATCCCAAGAGTAAGAAACCTCCAAGTGCTCCTTCTGTGGTTATCCTTCAAAAGAGTGATGACATGCCCCTCCCTGTACCGTTGCATAAATCTAAATCTGGATCTGGTAACAGGAGATTCGTCAATAAGGTCTATCCAGACCTACCGGCGTCTCATGCTCCAGACAACAAATAA